One window of Vibrio sinaloensis genomic DNA carries:
- the fliJ gene encoding flagellar export protein FliJ, translating into MDNALEFLLEQAKERENQAALALSQARTELEGYYQQLEQIEKYRLDYCQQLVDRGQQGLTASQYSHLNRFLSTLDETLSKQKLAESHFKDQVNNCEQNWLECRKKRRSYEWLIEKKQNEKQRLQNRREQQQMDEFSTLQFGRRSLN; encoded by the coding sequence ATGGACAACGCACTTGAGTTTTTGCTTGAGCAAGCCAAAGAGCGCGAAAATCAGGCCGCGTTGGCGCTTAGTCAAGCGCGCACTGAGCTGGAAGGCTACTACCAGCAGTTAGAGCAGATCGAAAAATATCGCCTCGACTATTGTCAGCAATTGGTCGACCGTGGTCAGCAAGGATTGACTGCCAGCCAATACTCCCATTTAAATCGCTTCTTATCTACGCTCGATGAAACGCTCTCTAAACAGAAACTGGCGGAGTCGCACTTCAAGGATCAAGTCAATAACTGTGAACAGAACTGGCTAGAGTGTCGTAAGAAGCGTCGTTCCTACGAGTGGTTGATCGAGAAAAAGCAAAACGAAAAGCAGCGCTTACAAAACCGCCGCGAACAGCAACAAATGGATGAGTTTTCTACTCTTCAATTTGGCCGCCGCAGTTTGAACTAA
- the fliI gene encoding flagellar protein export ATPase FliI — protein sequence MLALAERLSQYKTQGLTCRPVASGKLVRVVGLTLEATGCRAPIGSLCKVETMHGEMEAEVVGFSGDNLYLMPSEQITGVLPGAKVTPMTSESGLPVGMELLGRVIDGVGNPLDGLGPIYTEQRASFNAEPINPLARKPISEPLDVGIKAINGLLTVGKGQRIGLFAGSGVGKSVTLGMMTRGTTAQVVVVGLIGERGREVKEFIEEILGVDGRQRSVVVAAPADSSPLMRLKGCQTALTIAEYFRDQGLDVLLLMDSLTRFAQAQREIALSVGEPPATKGYPPSVFAKLPALVERAGNGNPDQGSITAFFTVLTEGDDLQDPIADASRAILDGHVVLSREMADAGHYPAIDVEKSVSRVMPQITSEEHILMSKAVRQVLSICRKNQDLVSIGAYKPGTDPAIDGAFTLKPKLDSYLQQSMKETVPYDMCVNMLRNLLHGEG from the coding sequence ATGCTGGCGCTGGCGGAACGTCTCTCTCAATACAAAACCCAAGGTTTAACTTGCCGACCTGTTGCGTCCGGTAAATTAGTGCGTGTGGTCGGCTTGACGTTGGAAGCGACTGGCTGCCGCGCGCCTATCGGCAGCTTGTGCAAGGTTGAAACCATGCATGGCGAGATGGAAGCGGAAGTGGTCGGTTTTTCTGGTGACAATCTCTATCTGATGCCAAGCGAGCAGATCACTGGGGTACTACCGGGGGCCAAAGTAACGCCGATGACCAGTGAATCTGGACTGCCGGTCGGAATGGAGCTGCTTGGCCGTGTTATTGATGGGGTCGGCAATCCTCTCGATGGTCTTGGCCCTATTTATACTGAGCAGCGCGCCTCGTTCAACGCCGAGCCGATTAACCCGCTAGCACGCAAACCCATTTCTGAACCTTTGGATGTCGGTATCAAAGCCATCAACGGCTTATTAACGGTGGGCAAAGGCCAGCGTATTGGCCTATTTGCCGGCTCCGGTGTCGGTAAGTCGGTCACTTTAGGCATGATGACTCGTGGTACCACCGCTCAGGTGGTGGTGGTTGGACTGATCGGTGAACGTGGCCGAGAGGTTAAAGAGTTTATCGAAGAGATCTTAGGTGTCGATGGTCGTCAGCGTTCGGTAGTGGTCGCGGCGCCAGCAGACTCCTCGCCGCTGATGCGTTTGAAAGGTTGTCAAACCGCACTCACGATTGCCGAATATTTTCGCGACCAAGGTTTGGACGTGTTACTACTCATGGACTCACTAACACGTTTTGCTCAAGCTCAACGTGAGATTGCGCTTTCAGTGGGTGAGCCGCCAGCCACCAAAGGTTATCCACCTTCGGTTTTTGCCAAGCTACCGGCTTTGGTCGAGCGCGCCGGCAACGGTAACCCCGATCAAGGTTCGATTACCGCTTTTTTCACCGTATTGACCGAAGGTGACGATCTGCAAGACCCAATCGCGGATGCCTCGCGAGCGATACTCGACGGTCACGTCGTGCTATCGCGTGAAATGGCCGACGCAGGCCACTATCCTGCAATTGATGTAGAAAAATCGGTCAGCCGTGTCATGCCACAGATTACCTCTGAAGAGCACATATTGATGTCTAAAGCGGTGAGACAGGTACTGTCGATTTGCCGCAAGAATCAAGACTTGGTTTCAATCGGTGCCTACAAACCCGGTACCGATCCGGCGATTGATGGGGCGTTTACCCTCAAGCCGAAACTCGACAGCTACTTACAGCAAAGCATGAAAGAGACCGTTCCGTACGACATGTGTGTCAACATGTTGCGCAACCTGCTGCATGGGGAAGGGTAA
- the fliH gene encoding flagellar assembly protein FliH has product MSLERKRGFLRLDNDEQVEKPERWGMPDYTAQTHGQAKETAMNYDPSWMPIAEPAQEEAPKALSEDEIELIKQQAYQEGLHQGQEAGFKQGYDKGKQQGFDEGKQEGVEAGKVEGVAAGQEFIQQQVKTFVNLANQFAQPLELMNAQVEKQLVDMVLTLVKEVVHVEVQTNPQVVLDTIKQSVESLPISGHAITLKLHPDDVEIIRSSYGEEQLEFRNWTLMSEPALNRGDVQIEAGESSVNYRMEDRIRSVIQSFCGVNRHQGGE; this is encoded by the coding sequence ATGTCTTTGGAAAGAAAGCGCGGTTTTTTACGATTAGACAATGACGAGCAGGTCGAAAAACCTGAGCGTTGGGGTATGCCTGACTATACGGCGCAAACCCACGGTCAAGCCAAAGAAACGGCGATGAACTATGACCCGAGCTGGATGCCAATTGCCGAGCCGGCCCAAGAAGAAGCCCCTAAAGCGCTGAGCGAAGATGAAATTGAACTGATCAAGCAACAAGCTTATCAGGAGGGGCTTCATCAAGGACAAGAAGCGGGTTTCAAGCAAGGTTACGACAAAGGTAAACAGCAAGGTTTTGACGAAGGCAAGCAAGAGGGCGTAGAAGCAGGCAAAGTTGAAGGCGTTGCGGCTGGGCAAGAGTTTATTCAGCAGCAAGTGAAAACCTTTGTCAATCTCGCCAATCAGTTTGCACAACCCCTTGAGCTAATGAATGCTCAAGTCGAAAAACAGCTGGTCGATATGGTACTGACTTTGGTGAAAGAGGTGGTCCATGTTGAAGTGCAAACCAATCCTCAGGTGGTACTCGATACCATCAAACAATCGGTAGAGTCTCTGCCGATCTCGGGCCATGCTATTACCCTCAAACTCCATCCTGACGATGTGGAAATTATTCGTTCTTCCTACGGTGAGGAACAACTTGAGTTCCGCAATTGGACGTTAATGAGCGAACCTGCGCTTAACCGCGGTGATGTGCAAATCGAAGCGGGTGAGTCGAGTGTCAACTACCGGATGGAAGATCGAATTCGTAGCGTTATTCAAAGCTTTTGTGGAGTCAATCGTCACCAAGGTGGTGAGTAA
- the fliG gene encoding flagellar motor switch protein FliG has protein sequence MPNEIVPQGEGGEVIENTVDIASIPGEERAAILLLSLNEEDAAGIIRHLEPKQVQRVGSAMARAADLSQEKVGAVHRAFLEDIQKYTNIGMGSEDFMRNALVAALGEDKANNLVDQILLGTGSKGLDSLKWMDPRQVASIIINEHPQIQTIVLSYLEPDQSAEILSQFAERDRLDLMMRIANLEEVQPSALAELNEIMEKQFAGQAGAQAAKIGGLKAAAEIMNYMDNNVEGILMEQIRDQDEDMATQIQDLMFVFENLIEVDDQGIQKLLRDVPQDALQRALKGADDALRDKIFKNMSKRAAEMMRDDLEAMPPIKVSDVEAAQKEVLAVARRMADSGEIMLGGGADEFL, from the coding sequence ATGCCTAACGAAATAGTCCCCCAGGGTGAAGGCGGTGAAGTGATCGAAAACACCGTCGATATTGCCAGTATTCCGGGCGAAGAGCGCGCGGCGATCTTATTATTGAGTCTCAACGAAGAAGATGCAGCGGGCATTATTCGTCACCTAGAGCCGAAACAGGTGCAACGTGTGGGTAGTGCCATGGCACGTGCGGCGGATTTGAGCCAAGAGAAAGTGGGCGCTGTCCACCGTGCCTTTTTGGAAGATATCCAGAAATACACCAACATCGGTATGGGTAGCGAAGACTTTATGCGTAATGCCCTAGTCGCGGCGTTAGGTGAAGATAAAGCCAACAACCTGGTTGACCAAATCCTACTGGGTACTGGCTCGAAAGGTCTGGACTCTTTGAAATGGATGGACCCACGTCAGGTGGCGAGTATCATCATTAACGAGCACCCACAGATTCAAACCATCGTGCTTTCCTACTTGGAGCCCGATCAATCCGCAGAAATTCTCTCGCAGTTTGCTGAGCGTGATCGTTTAGACCTGATGATGCGTATCGCCAACCTTGAAGAAGTTCAACCGTCAGCACTGGCTGAGCTGAACGAGATCATGGAGAAGCAGTTCGCCGGTCAAGCGGGTGCTCAAGCAGCGAAAATTGGTGGCCTGAAAGCGGCCGCCGAGATCATGAACTATATGGACAACAACGTCGAAGGCATCTTGATGGAGCAAATCCGCGATCAAGACGAAGACATGGCGACCCAGATTCAGGATCTGATGTTCGTGTTCGAAAACTTGATCGAGGTCGACGACCAAGGTATCCAGAAGCTGCTGCGCGATGTGCCACAAGACGCCTTGCAGCGTGCACTGAAAGGCGCGGACGATGCACTGCGCGACAAGATCTTCAAGAACATGTCCAAGCGTGCAGCTGAGATGATGCGTGATGACCTAGAAGCCATGCCGCCAATTAAAGTATCGGACGTTGAAGCAGCGCAGAAAGAAGTATTGGCTGTGGCACGTCGTATGGCGGATTCTGGTGAAATCATGCTGGGCGGCGGCGCAGATGAATTCCTGTAA
- the fliF gene encoding flagellar basal-body MS-ring/collar protein FliF, translated as MAEQNQSTDLAVADGGADSAMLATTDLDTNVQNPDLDEKSSSKFDMAVGDLDLLRQVVLVLSISICVALIVMLFFWVKEPEMRPLGAYETEELIPILDYLDQQKLEYKLDGNTILVPASDYNSLKLDMVRAGLNQERQAGDEILLQDMGFGVSQRLEQERLKLSRERQLSKAIEEMKQVRKARVLLALPKQSVFVRHNQEASASVFLTLKTGTNLKQEEVDSVVDMVASAVPGMKPNRITVTDQHGRLLSSGSQDPASAARRKEHELERKQEQALREKIDSVLIPILGFGNYTAQVDIELDFSAVEQTRKSFDPNTPATRSEYTLEDYNNGNVVAGVPGALSNQPPADASIPQDVAQMKDGSLLGQGSVHKEATRNFELDTTISHERRQTGIVNRQTVAVAVKNRAMVNPDTGETSYEPISDAELNSIKQLLVGTVGFNEARGDLLNVLSMQFAEPEVEVLADVPIWEHPNFNDWIRWFASALVIIVVVLVLVRPAMKKLLNPASDEDEQLYGPDGLPIGVDGETSLIGGDLDGGELFEFGSSIDLPNLHKDEDVLKAVRALVANEPELAAQVVKNWMQDA; from the coding sequence GTGGCAGAGCAAAATCAATCAACGGATCTGGCAGTTGCCGATGGCGGCGCAGATAGCGCAATGCTGGCAACAACCGATCTCGACACCAATGTCCAGAATCCTGATCTGGACGAAAAGAGCAGTTCGAAGTTTGACATGGCCGTCGGTGATCTCGACTTGCTGCGTCAAGTGGTATTGGTTCTGTCTATCTCCATCTGTGTTGCGCTTATTGTAATGCTGTTTTTCTGGGTTAAAGAGCCAGAGATGCGCCCATTGGGTGCCTATGAAACAGAAGAGCTGATCCCTATTCTTGACTACCTTGACCAGCAAAAACTCGAATACAAACTTGATGGCAACACCATTTTGGTCCCTGCCAGTGATTACAACAGCCTGAAACTCGACATGGTGCGTGCAGGCTTGAATCAGGAGCGACAAGCCGGCGACGAAATTCTGTTGCAAGATATGGGATTCGGTGTGTCTCAGCGTCTAGAGCAAGAACGCTTGAAGTTGAGCCGTGAGCGCCAGTTGTCGAAAGCAATTGAAGAGATGAAGCAAGTGCGTAAAGCGCGCGTGCTGCTTGCGCTACCTAAACAGAGTGTGTTCGTTCGTCATAACCAAGAAGCGTCTGCTTCGGTATTTTTAACCCTCAAAACTGGCACTAACTTAAAGCAAGAAGAAGTCGACTCTGTGGTTGATATGGTGGCCAGTGCGGTGCCGGGCATGAAACCCAATCGCATCACAGTGACTGACCAACACGGTCGTTTACTCAGCTCAGGCTCGCAAGACCCAGCCTCTGCGGCTCGCCGCAAAGAGCACGAATTGGAGCGCAAACAAGAGCAAGCGCTGCGTGAAAAAATCGACTCAGTATTGATTCCTATTTTGGGCTTTGGCAACTATACCGCGCAAGTGGACATTGAGCTTGATTTCAGTGCGGTCGAGCAAACACGCAAAAGCTTTGACCCAAATACCCCTGCCACACGTAGTGAATACACGCTCGAAGACTACAACAACGGCAATGTGGTTGCAGGTGTGCCAGGCGCGCTGAGTAACCAGCCGCCAGCGGATGCGTCTATCCCTCAAGATGTGGCGCAAATGAAAGATGGAAGTCTTCTCGGGCAAGGTTCGGTGCACAAAGAGGCAACGCGTAACTTTGAACTCGACACCACCATCAGTCATGAACGTCGACAAACCGGTATCGTCAATCGTCAAACTGTTGCTGTAGCGGTGAAGAACCGTGCCATGGTTAACCCTGATACCGGCGAAACCAGCTATGAGCCGATTTCTGATGCTGAGCTAAACTCTATTAAACAGCTGTTGGTGGGTACTGTCGGTTTCAATGAAGCTCGTGGCGATTTGCTCAACGTGCTTAGCATGCAGTTCGCAGAGCCGGAAGTTGAGGTTCTGGCGGATGTGCCAATTTGGGAACATCCAAACTTCAACGATTGGATTCGTTGGTTTGCGAGTGCGCTAGTGATTATCGTGGTGGTGTTAGTCTTGGTTCGCCCAGCAATGAAGAAACTGCTCAACCCTGCTTCAGATGAAGACGAGCAGCTGTACGGCCCTGATGGCTTGCCAATCGGTGTTGATGGTGAAACAAGCTTAATCGGCGGTGATTTAGATGGTGGCGAGTTGTTTGAGTTTGGCTCAAGTATTGACTTGCCTAATTTACACAAAGATGAAGACGTGCTGAAAGCGGTTCGTGCGCTGGTTGCTAATGAACCAGAACTTGCAGCACAAGTTGTGAAGAATTGGATGCAAGATGCCTAA
- the fliE gene encoding flagellar hook-basal body complex protein FliE, whose translation MRVDGFQSEMQAMMFEASGTKPAATGQAVGADFGQLLNNAINNVNSLSKTSSDLQMRFDRGDADVSLSDVMIARNKSSVAFEATIQVRNKLVEAYKELMNMPV comes from the coding sequence ATGAGAGTTGATGGTTTTCAAAGTGAAATGCAAGCAATGATGTTCGAAGCAAGCGGTACTAAACCAGCGGCGACAGGACAAGCTGTCGGTGCCGACTTTGGTCAGCTGCTCAACAATGCCATCAATAACGTCAATAGTCTTTCAAAAACCTCGAGTGATCTGCAAATGCGTTTTGATCGCGGTGATGCCGATGTCTCTCTTTCTGACGTGATGATCGCGAGAAACAAATCCAGTGTCGCTTTTGAAGCAACAATTCAAGTACGCAACAAGCTGGTGGAAGCGTACAAAGAATTGATGAACATGCCGGTTTAA
- a CDS encoding sigma-54-dependent transcriptional regulator — protein MAQSKVLIVEDDEGLREALVDTLALAGYEWLEADSAEDALVKLKSNSVDIVVSDVQMAGMGGLALLRSIKQHWPNLPVLLMTAYANIEDAVSAMKDGAIDYMAKPFAPEVLLNMVSRYAPVKSDDNGDAVVADEKSIKLLALADKVAKTDASVMVLGPSGSGKEVMSRYIHNASNRKDGPFVAINCAAIPDNMLEATLFGYEKGAFTGAVQACPGKFEQAQGGTILLDEISEMDLNLQAKLLRVLQEREVERLGSRKSVKLDVRVLATSNRDLKQYVQEGNFREDLYYRLNVFPITWPALSERQGDIEPLANHLVERHCQKLGLPVPTLSPQAVAKLLAYPWPGNVRELDNVVQRALILSENGHIEAGHILLEGLDWQDASGLQVAVENSDSAVAPDVKPIAEATKNVTSGSGLGGELRDQEFAIILETLEECNGRRKEMAEKLGISPRTLRYKLAKMRDAGIDIPN, from the coding sequence ATGGCTCAAAGTAAGGTCCTAATAGTAGAAGATGATGAAGGTCTACGTGAGGCTCTGGTCGATACATTAGCGCTGGCGGGTTACGAGTGGCTCGAAGCTGATAGCGCTGAAGATGCCTTAGTCAAACTCAAATCAAACAGTGTCGACATTGTTGTTTCTGACGTGCAAATGGCAGGTATGGGCGGCTTAGCTCTGCTGCGCAGCATTAAGCAACATTGGCCTAACTTACCTGTATTGCTGATGACGGCGTACGCCAACATCGAAGATGCGGTATCAGCGATGAAAGATGGAGCGATTGACTACATGGCCAAGCCGTTTGCGCCAGAAGTGTTGCTTAATATGGTCAGCCGCTATGCCCCAGTAAAATCCGATGATAACGGCGACGCGGTCGTGGCCGATGAAAAAAGTATTAAGTTATTGGCGCTGGCCGACAAAGTTGCCAAAACCGATGCCAGTGTGATGGTGTTGGGTCCAAGCGGTTCGGGAAAAGAGGTGATGTCTCGCTACATCCACAACGCATCGAATCGCAAAGATGGACCATTTGTGGCGATCAACTGTGCTGCCATTCCTGACAACATGCTCGAAGCGACCCTGTTTGGCTACGAAAAAGGGGCGTTCACGGGAGCGGTACAAGCGTGCCCAGGTAAGTTCGAGCAAGCGCAAGGGGGGACCATTTTGTTGGACGAAATCAGCGAAATGGACCTGAACCTACAAGCAAAATTATTGCGCGTTTTGCAAGAGCGTGAGGTTGAGCGCTTAGGCAGTAGAAAAAGCGTTAAGCTTGATGTGCGGGTATTGGCGACCAGTAACCGCGATCTTAAGCAGTACGTTCAAGAAGGCAATTTCCGCGAAGATTTATACTACCGACTCAATGTTTTCCCAATTACATGGCCGGCGCTGAGTGAGCGTCAGGGTGATATCGAACCATTGGCTAATCACTTAGTTGAGCGCCATTGCCAAAAACTGGGTCTACCCGTTCCGACGCTATCACCACAAGCGGTGGCTAAACTTTTGGCGTATCCATGGCCAGGTAACGTTCGCGAGCTCGACAATGTGGTACAGCGCGCGTTGATCCTCAGTGAAAATGGCCACATTGAGGCCGGACATATCCTACTTGAAGGACTGGATTGGCAAGACGCCTCAGGCTTACAAGTGGCGGTAGAAAACAGCGACAGCGCCGTGGCGCCTGACGTTAAGCCAATCGCAGAAGCGACAAAAAATGTGACCTCAGGCAGTGGCCTTGGCGGTGAGCTCAGAGACCAAGAATTTGCCATCATCCTCGAAACGCTAGAGGAGTGTAATGGTCGCCGCAAAGAGATGGCCGAAAAACTCGGCATAAGTCCACGAACTTTGCGCTACAAGTTAGCAAAAATGCGTGATGCTGGGATTGATATTCCAAACTAA
- a CDS encoding sensor histidine kinase, protein MHSTPPTDNPTPLGTLEQQVERYQQVLDVMPAGVILLDTQGTVQEANPEAQRLLELPLVGDKWFEVIQQAFAPREDDGHEISLRNGRKVRLAISASTTGQLILITDLTETRLLQSRISDLQRLSSLGRMVASLAHQVRTPLSSAMLYASNLAAPNLPAATKDRFQTKLMDRLHDLEKQVNDMLLFAKGGDNKVVKPFTVEALIAEFSPMIETALKTNQIDYHLEVEQEQTQLLGNANAIASALSNLVMNAIQIAGKGSQLDVFCRPVNGELRISVQDSGPGVPPELQNKIMEPFFTTRSQGTGLGLAVVQMVCRAHEGRLELISEQGEGACFTMCLPLERRPDVEQEPITGE, encoded by the coding sequence ATGCATTCAACACCACCTACAGATAACCCAACACCACTCGGTACTCTGGAGCAACAAGTCGAACGTTACCAACAGGTATTGGATGTGATGCCTGCTGGCGTTATTTTGCTTGATACTCAGGGCACGGTGCAGGAAGCTAACCCAGAAGCACAGCGTTTGTTGGAGTTGCCTCTGGTGGGAGACAAATGGTTTGAAGTCATTCAACAAGCGTTTGCGCCGCGTGAAGACGATGGCCATGAGATTTCCCTGCGCAATGGGCGAAAAGTTCGTTTGGCTATCTCTGCATCAACCACAGGGCAGTTAATTCTGATCACTGACCTGACAGAAACTCGATTGTTGCAATCTCGGATCAGTGACTTGCAGCGCTTGTCTTCGCTCGGACGTATGGTAGCGTCACTCGCTCACCAAGTGCGCACCCCTTTGTCGAGTGCGATGTTGTATGCCTCAAACCTCGCTGCGCCCAATTTGCCCGCCGCAACCAAAGACCGCTTTCAAACCAAGTTGATGGATCGCTTGCACGATCTTGAAAAACAGGTCAACGACATGCTGTTGTTTGCCAAAGGAGGCGATAACAAAGTGGTTAAGCCTTTCACCGTCGAGGCGTTGATTGCTGAGTTCTCTCCGATGATTGAAACCGCCTTAAAAACCAACCAAATTGATTATCACCTCGAAGTCGAACAGGAGCAGACACAACTGCTTGGTAATGCCAATGCGATTGCTTCTGCACTGAGCAATTTGGTGATGAATGCAATTCAAATCGCCGGTAAAGGGTCGCAACTGGACGTGTTTTGTCGTCCGGTCAATGGCGAGCTGCGAATTTCGGTCCAAGATAGCGGACCTGGCGTACCACCTGAGTTGCAAAACAAAATTATGGAACCTTTCTTCACCACTCGTTCTCAAGGCACGGGGCTGGGACTCGCGGTCGTACAAATGGTATGTCGCGCCCATGAAGGTAGGTTAGAACTGATTTCAGAACAGGGAGAAGGGGCGTGCTTTACTATGTGCCTACCGCTAGAACGTCGCCCTGATGTTGAACAAGAACCAATCACTGGAGAATGA
- a CDS encoding sigma-54 dependent transcriptional regulator — protein MQGLAKLLVIEDDAQARTNLSTILEFVGEQCEAVCSDQLASIDWSQVWAGCILGSLNGEQLPVELSQQLAQANHIPLLIAGKHSYPVEELTNYVGDLEYPLNYPQLSEALRHCKDFLGRKGVNVLSSSRKNTLFRSLVGQSLGIKDVRHLIEQVSGTEANVLILGESGTGKEVVARNIHYHSARRNGPFVPINCGAIPADLLESELFGHEKGAFTGAITSRKGRFELAEGGTLFLDEIGDMPMPMQVKLLRVLQERCFERVGGNTTIRVNVRVIAATHRNLESMIDDESFREDLYYRLNVFPIEMPALRERKEDIPLLLQELMTRMESEGAQPICFTPRSINSLMEHEWPGNVRELANLVERMIILYPNSLVDVNHLPTKYRYSDIPEFQPEYHSRESVEEQERDALQDIFSEDFSFESNDVFEQHENAPQSLPPEGVNLKEMLAELEVNMINQALDAQGGVVARAADMLGMRRTTLVEKMRKYNLQR, from the coding sequence ATGCAAGGTTTAGCAAAACTACTTGTGATTGAAGATGATGCACAAGCTCGTACCAATCTCAGTACTATTTTAGAATTTGTTGGAGAACAATGTGAGGCGGTCTGCTCGGATCAGCTGGCCAGTATCGATTGGTCGCAAGTATGGGCTGGATGTATCCTGGGTTCCCTTAATGGCGAGCAGCTTCCTGTCGAATTGAGCCAACAACTCGCCCAAGCCAACCATATTCCTTTGTTGATTGCGGGTAAGCATTCTTATCCTGTTGAAGAGCTGACAAACTATGTCGGTGATCTTGAGTACCCTCTTAACTATCCGCAATTAAGTGAAGCGCTCCGTCATTGTAAGGATTTCCTTGGCCGCAAAGGGGTCAATGTCCTTTCCTCTTCACGTAAAAATACCCTGTTTCGCAGTTTGGTGGGGCAGAGTCTTGGCATTAAAGATGTTCGCCATCTTATCGAACAGGTGTCTGGTACCGAAGCCAATGTTCTTATCCTTGGTGAATCAGGAACGGGTAAAGAGGTTGTGGCACGCAATATCCATTATCATTCCGCGCGCCGCAATGGTCCATTTGTACCAATCAACTGTGGAGCGATACCTGCGGATTTGCTTGAAAGTGAACTGTTTGGTCACGAAAAAGGGGCGTTTACTGGGGCGATCACCTCGCGTAAAGGGCGCTTTGAGTTGGCCGAAGGTGGCACACTGTTTTTGGATGAAATTGGCGATATGCCAATGCCGATGCAAGTGAAGCTGCTGCGTGTGTTGCAAGAGCGCTGTTTTGAACGCGTCGGGGGTAATACCACTATTCGTGTCAACGTACGCGTGATTGCGGCGACTCACCGAAATCTTGAGTCTATGATTGACGACGAATCATTCCGTGAAGACTTATACTACCGACTGAATGTGTTCCCGATAGAGATGCCGGCACTGCGTGAGCGTAAAGAAGACATTCCGCTGCTGCTTCAAGAGTTGATGACCAGAATGGAGTCGGAAGGGGCACAGCCAATCTGCTTTACACCTCGCTCGATAAACTCCCTAATGGAGCACGAGTGGCCGGGCAACGTCCGTGAACTGGCCAACCTAGTTGAGCGGATGATCATTCTTTATCCCAACAGTCTGGTTGATGTGAATCATTTACCGACTAAGTATCGTTATAGTGATATTCCTGAATTCCAGCCTGAGTATCACAGCCGCGAATCGGTTGAAGAACAAGAGCGTGACGCTCTGCAAGACATCTTCTCTGAGGATTTCAGTTTTGAGTCGAATGACGTATTTGAGCAACATGAAAATGCGCCGCAAAGCCTGCCTCCTGAAGGGGTTAACTTGAAAGAGATGTTAGCCGAGTTGGAAGTGAATATGATCAATCAAGCATTAGACGCCCAAGGGGGCGTGGTGGCGCGGGCCGCTGATATGTTGGGTATGCGTCGTACCACTTTGGTTGAGAAGATGCGCAAGTACAATTTGCAGCGGTAA
- the fliS gene encoding flagellar export chaperone FliS codes for MRGSLQAYKKVSVDSQLSAASPHKIVQMLMAGAIERLIQGKAAMLAGNIPVKGERLGKALDIVISLRSCLSMDDGGDIAQNLDQLYEFMITQITEANHQNDPQPIDDVIEIIREIKSAWDQIPSEYHNLTAADVGL; via the coding sequence ATGCGTGGTTCACTACAGGCTTACAAGAAGGTATCGGTTGATAGCCAGCTCAGTGCGGCCTCCCCGCATAAAATTGTTCAAATGCTAATGGCTGGGGCCATCGAACGTTTGATTCAAGGCAAAGCGGCGATGCTTGCAGGGAACATTCCTGTCAAAGGTGAGCGTCTTGGCAAAGCGCTCGATATTGTGATCAGTCTTCGCAGCTGCCTGTCGATGGATGATGGTGGTGATATCGCTCAAAATCTTGATCAGTTATACGAGTTCATGATTACTCAAATTACCGAAGCGAATCACCAAAATGATCCACAACCGATCGACGACGTGATAGAAATTATTCGTGAAATAAAATCTGCATGGGATCAAATTCCAAGCGAATACCATAATTTGACCGCCGCGGATGTGGGCTTATAA
- a CDS encoding flagellar protein FliT — protein MPLDKEIAGQLDALSDVDHEIELALAATELSVEDIARLVDIREQILQSLLEALQAHPELSCSQQWQDAVQRTQTVVATMQDKTAEFGQALQKYRHGKRSVQQYQKFL, from the coding sequence ATGCCCTTGGATAAGGAGATTGCGGGTCAACTTGATGCTTTGAGTGATGTAGATCACGAAATTGAGCTCGCTTTGGCCGCAACGGAGCTAAGCGTTGAAGATATCGCGCGCCTAGTCGATATAAGGGAACAGATATTGCAAAGTTTACTGGAAGCGCTACAGGCGCATCCAGAGCTGAGTTGCTCACAACAGTGGCAAGATGCCGTTCAACGAACGCAAACTGTTGTGGCGACGATGCAGGATAAGACTGCTGAATTTGGTCAAGCGTTACAGAAATACCGTCATGGTAAACGTTCGGTTCAGCAGTATCAGAAGTTTTTATAA